A single region of the Bacteroides luhongzhouii genome encodes:
- a CDS encoding alpha/beta hydrolase-fold protein — protein MEKKAIITVVLAVFFGLVQAQNNFVNPEHVESVTAISRVLGDGRKVATVILEYDVPISNKSLTTDSYRVEGKEVTRIYANTVPERAEVGVNGRYVIIEVKAEVDLNAQPKQPTEADMEKKKERDRMQGGPGLRAGWSTGGDDEYPGNAVVVQTRNIKTVQGKIYKASETPIESTVEKCLVADDFKQEEFVSPYTGQVLPYNIYIPEDYNPEEKYPLVLFIHDAGVASGPVTQTLYQGNGATSWAEPEAQARHKCIVVAPEYPFITVDDNWNYSHHLDATIALLKDLQTRYSIDSTRIYTSGQSMGCMSSIVMMLKEPDLFAGALLVAGKWNPELMGPLDKQNIWIISCEGDHSSNTLQGQAVELWRNQGSTVSEATWDMTLPVEQLSEEANKMRAEGNHLLFTHLTGGNHRATWFVSYGIEGVQDWLFEQHK, from the coding sequence ATGGAGAAAAAAGCAATTATTACTGTAGTGCTGGCCGTATTTTTCGGTCTGGTACAAGCACAGAACAACTTTGTAAATCCTGAACACGTGGAGTCTGTGACGGCTATTAGCCGGGTATTGGGTGACGGACGTAAGGTGGCAACCGTTATATTGGAATATGATGTACCTATCAGTAACAAGAGTCTTACTACAGACAGTTATCGGGTAGAGGGAAAAGAGGTAACGCGTATCTATGCCAATACTGTACCAGAAAGAGCGGAGGTAGGTGTGAACGGTCGCTATGTAATTATCGAAGTGAAAGCTGAAGTAGATCTCAACGCACAGCCCAAACAACCTACAGAAGCAGATATGGAGAAGAAAAAAGAGCGTGACCGGATGCAGGGTGGTCCCGGACTACGTGCCGGATGGAGTACAGGTGGCGATGATGAATATCCGGGCAATGCCGTGGTAGTACAAACCAGGAATATCAAAACCGTCCAAGGAAAGATTTATAAGGCAAGTGAAACGCCTATAGAAAGTACTGTGGAGAAATGTCTCGTGGCAGATGATTTCAAACAGGAAGAATTTGTCAGTCCTTATACTGGTCAGGTGTTACCTTATAATATATATATCCCCGAAGATTATAATCCTGAAGAGAAATATCCGCTGGTGCTATTCATTCACGATGCCGGTGTGGCAAGTGGTCCTGTCACACAGACGCTTTACCAGGGGAATGGTGCCACATCGTGGGCAGAGCCGGAGGCACAGGCACGCCACAAGTGTATTGTCGTGGCTCCCGAATATCCTTTCATCACGGTAGATGATAACTGGAATTACAGCCACCACCTTGATGCTACTATCGCTTTGCTGAAAGATCTTCAAACGCGTTATTCCATCGACTCTACCCGTATCTATACCAGTGGGCAGTCTATGGGCTGTATGTCTTCTATCGTGATGATGCTGAAGGAACCTGACCTTTTTGCCGGAGCATTACTTGTGGCGGGCAAGTGGAACCCGGAGTTGATGGGGCCACTCGACAAGCAGAACATTTGGATTATCTCCTGTGAAGGTGACCATTCATCCAATACGCTGCAAGGCCAGGCTGTTGAGTTGTGGCGTAATCAAGGCAGCACTGTTTCAGAAGCCACGTGGGATATGACACTTCCTGTCGAACAACTTTCCGAGGAGGCAAATAAGATGCGTGCCGAGGGGAATCATTTGCTGTTTACCCACCTCACAGGTGGAAATCACCGGGCTACGTGGTTTGTTTCTTATGGTATTGAGGGCGTACAGGACTGGCTGTTTGAGCAGCATAAATAA
- a CDS encoding LytR/AlgR family response regulator transcription factor — protein MMKCIAIDDEPIALNIISQYCRRRGDLQIETYSSPRLGMQRVREWQPDIVFLDIEMNGISGIELARELPLSCCLIFTTAYAHYALEGFEVNAVDFLHKPYFYDRFDRAVQKAEQWLKMHDLLSVSEAASRQLVLKVEYKNVTISIDTILYIESIDNYVKIHGTDGKTVLSKITLRSLEEQLPQGEFIRIHRSFLVPKKRVAKFSRSEVVLVKSGKSLPVGKKYAEDAMMLLGKEEG, from the coding sequence ATGATGAAATGTATTGCTATAGATGACGAACCTATTGCGCTGAACATTATCAGTCAGTATTGCCGACGACGGGGAGATTTGCAGATTGAGACATACAGTTCTCCCCGGCTGGGTATGCAGCGCGTCCGTGAGTGGCAACCGGATATCGTGTTTCTCGATATTGAGATGAATGGGATATCGGGTATTGAACTGGCACGTGAATTGCCTTTGTCTTGCTGTCTGATATTTACTACCGCATACGCTCATTATGCCCTTGAAGGTTTTGAAGTGAATGCTGTTGACTTCCTGCACAAACCCTATTTTTATGACCGCTTCGATCGTGCTGTGCAGAAGGCGGAGCAGTGGCTTAAGATGCACGATTTGCTCAGTGTATCGGAGGCTGCTTCTCGACAGTTGGTGTTGAAAGTTGAGTATAAAAATGTGACTATTTCCATAGATACCATTCTTTATATTGAATCGATAGATAATTATGTCAAGATACATGGCACCGATGGCAAGACGGTACTTTCCAAAATCACATTGAGAAGCCTTGAGGAACAGCTCCCCCAAGGAGAATTTATCCGTATACATCGTTCTTTTCTGGTTCCGAAAAAAAGAGTAGCTAAATTCTCACGCTCCGAAGTGGTTTTGGTAAAAAGCGGGAAAAGTCTGCCTGTGGGGAAGAAATACGCAGAAGATGCGATGATGCTATTAGGAAAGGAAGAAGGCTGA
- a CDS encoding glycoside hydrolase family 43 protein — MKRLTQTLAFCLFTVFTAIAQKNYVSEVWVSDLGNGKYKNPVLYADYSDPDACRVGDDFYMTSSSFNCLPGLQILHSKDLVNWTIIGAAVPNALPPIETPERPEHGNRVWAPAIRHHNGEFYIFWGDPDQGAFMVKAKDPKGPWSEPVLVKPGKGIIDTCPFWDEDGKVYMVHAYAGSRAGLKSVITICELNAEANAAITPSRIIFDGHEAHQTCEGPKMYKRNDYYYIFHPAGGVPTGWQVVLRSKNIYGPYEWKTVLAQGNSPVNGPHQGAWVDTPTGEDWFLHFQDVGAYGRIMHLQPMKWVNDWPVIGIDKDGDGCGEPVLTYKKPNVGKTYPICTPQESDEFDGYTLSPQWQWHANINEKWAYYAGDKSYVRLYSYPVLKEYKNLWDVANLLLQKTPSDNFTATMKLTFSPNPKLKGERTGLVVMGRDYAGIILENTDKGLVLSQVECKRADKGKPEQANASVDLSQNTVYLKVRFSCDGKKIKGSEGGHDLIAMCHFSYSLDGKKYESLGNPFQAKEGQWIGAKVGMFCTRPAIVTNDGGWTDVDWFRITKK; from the coding sequence ATGAAACGATTGACACAGACTTTAGCCTTTTGCTTATTTACGGTTTTTACCGCAATAGCACAGAAGAACTATGTATCTGAAGTATGGGTTTCCGACCTCGGAAACGGTAAATACAAAAATCCGGTGCTTTATGCCGACTACTCCGACCCGGACGCTTGCCGCGTAGGAGATGATTTCTATATGACTTCATCCAGTTTCAACTGTTTGCCGGGATTGCAAATCCTTCATTCCAAAGATTTAGTCAACTGGACAATCATCGGTGCCGCAGTTCCCAATGCCCTCCCTCCTATCGAAACTCCGGAACGGCCGGAACACGGTAATCGTGTCTGGGCTCCGGCTATCCGTCATCACAACGGTGAGTTTTATATCTTTTGGGGAGATCCCGATCAGGGAGCCTTTATGGTGAAAGCCAAAGATCCGAAAGGTCCGTGGAGCGAACCGGTCTTGGTGAAACCTGGAAAAGGTATTATTGACACTTGTCCGTTCTGGGATGAAGACGGAAAAGTATATATGGTACACGCATACGCAGGAAGCCGTGCCGGACTGAAAAGTGTAATCACTATCTGCGAACTGAATGCGGAAGCAAATGCAGCGATCACTCCTTCTCGTATTATCTTCGACGGTCACGAAGCACATCAGACTTGCGAAGGTCCTAAAATGTATAAGAGAAACGACTATTATTATATCTTTCATCCGGCCGGTGGTGTACCGACTGGCTGGCAGGTCGTACTACGTTCTAAAAACATCTACGGTCCTTACGAATGGAAAACAGTACTCGCGCAAGGTAACTCTCCAGTCAACGGTCCTCACCAGGGTGCATGGGTGGATACTCCTACCGGAGAAGACTGGTTCCTCCATTTTCAGGATGTCGGTGCTTACGGACGTATTATGCATCTCCAACCCATGAAATGGGTAAATGACTGGCCTGTTATCGGTATTGATAAAGACGGTGACGGCTGCGGCGAACCTGTTTTGACTTACAAGAAGCCGAATGTAGGTAAGACATATCCTATCTGCACTCCACAAGAAAGTGACGAATTCGACGGATATACACTTTCTCCGCAATGGCAATGGCACGCTAACATCAATGAGAAATGGGCCTATTACGCAGGCGACAAGAGTTATGTGAGGTTATATTCTTATCCGGTTTTAAAAGAATATAAGAATCTGTGGGATGTAGCCAACCTGCTCTTGCAGAAAACTCCTTCTGATAATTTCACCGCAACAATGAAACTTACGTTCAGCCCTAACCCTAAACTTAAAGGTGAACGCACCGGACTTGTTGTTATGGGCAGGGATTATGCCGGAATAATTCTGGAAAATACAGATAAAGGACTAGTGTTATCTCAAGTTGAATGTAAAAGAGCGGATAAAGGAAAACCGGAACAGGCAAATGCTTCTGTTGATCTTTCTCAAAATACGGTTTACCTGAAAGTTCGCTTCAGTTGTGATGGCAAGAAGATCAAGGGTAGTGAAGGCGGACATGACCTCATTGCGATGTGTCATTTCAGCTACAGCCTCGATGGAAAGAAGTATGAATCATTGGGTAATCCTTTCCAGGCAAAAGAAGGACAATGGATCGGCGCTAAGGTCGGTATGTTCTGCACACGTCCTGCCATCGTTACTAACGACGGAGGATGGACAGATGTAGACTGGTTCCGTATCACCAAGAAGTAA
- a CDS encoding efflux RND transporter periplasmic adaptor subunit — MTVKREDRTLLSEYTATLAGQQVVEIRPQVNGLITHICISEGENVHRGQVLFIIDQVPYRAALAEAEANVKSAEARLATAQLNMESTKVLREKNVVQDYDLSTARNDLAAAEATLAQVRAQEVNARNNLSYTEVKSPVNGVTGMIAYRIGALVNSNIAEPLVTVSDNSQMYAYFSLTESQVIALIEEYGSLDKFIKQMPEVELRMASGKMYAEKGRISAVSGIVSSGTGAVTLRADFPNGKNLLRDGGSGTVILPNIRENCIVIPQGATYELQNRIFVYKVVDGKAQATPITVFRLNNGIEYVVETGLQQGDVIIAEGAGLVREGAIVNPQNGKE, encoded by the coding sequence ATGACTGTAAAACGAGAAGACCGGACACTGCTGTCTGAATACACCGCTACACTTGCCGGACAACAAGTAGTAGAGATACGCCCGCAAGTGAACGGACTCATCACACACATCTGCATTAGTGAAGGTGAAAACGTACATCGTGGACAAGTACTGTTCATCATCGACCAAGTGCCTTATCGTGCAGCACTGGCAGAAGCAGAAGCCAACGTGAAAAGTGCCGAAGCACGGCTTGCTACCGCTCAATTGAACATGGAAAGCACAAAAGTATTACGCGAAAAGAACGTAGTACAAGATTACGACCTCAGCACCGCCCGCAACGATCTTGCTGCCGCCGAAGCCACACTCGCTCAGGTACGTGCGCAAGAGGTAAACGCTCGCAACAACCTTTCTTATACAGAGGTGAAAAGCCCCGTAAACGGTGTGACAGGTATGATTGCTTATCGTATAGGAGCATTGGTGAACAGCAACATCGCCGAACCCCTCGTCACAGTTTCGGATAACAGCCAAATGTATGCTTATTTCTCGCTCACCGAGAGTCAAGTAATTGCTCTAATAGAAGAGTATGGTTCACTCGACAAATTCATCAAGCAAATGCCTGAAGTAGAATTACGCATGGCTAGTGGCAAGATGTATGCAGAGAAAGGGCGCATCAGTGCCGTAAGTGGCATAGTCAGCAGTGGAACTGGAGCTGTAACACTCCGTGCCGATTTCCCGAACGGAAAAAACCTGCTTCGCGATGGTGGCAGTGGAACGGTCATCCTACCGAACATAAGGGAGAATTGCATCGTCATTCCACAGGGAGCCACCTATGAATTACAGAACCGCATCTTTGTCTACAAAGTTGTCGACGGTAAGGCACAGGCCACCCCCATTACTGTCTTCCGGCTGAACAACGGCATAGAGTATGTAGTGGAAACAGGCTTGCAGCAAGGAGACGTGATCATTGCCGAAGGTGCCGGCCTAGTACGTGAAGGCGCAATTGTCAATCCCCAAAACGGAAAGGAGTAA
- a CDS encoding efflux RND transporter permease subunit has protein sequence MTVKTFIDRPILSGVISVAIIIVGLIGLSQLPVEQFPDIAPPTVRVSATYTGANAETVMKSVITPLEEQLNGVENMMYMTSTATNTGSASISVYFRQGTDPDMSVVNVQNRVASAQGLLPAEVTKSGITVRKRQSNSLKALSLYSPDDSYDANFLTNYMKINIEPRLSRIAGVGDVNIWGASYSLRIWLDPLQMAQYGLMPSDIATVLGEQNVESPTGTLGSESANTFQYVLKYRGRYEDETDYENMVIRSLPNGEVLRLKDVARIELGAENYAMLSQTSGHPGANCMMAQTSGSNANEIIKEIDDVTADISASLPKGMILTDITSTKDFLDASIANVVETLFVAIVLVVLVVYLFLHDLRATLIPSLAIIVSLVGTFAFIYVVGFSLNLLTLFALVLVIGTVVDDSIVVVEAVQARFDEGYTTAYHATVDAMSGLTSALITTTIVFMAVFIPVSFMGGTTGVFYTQFGLTMAVAVAISLLNAMTLSPALCALIMRPRVSMENDGKPGFSDRFHYAFDRSFRHVQQKYMRGVSFLFRHKGIAVGSIMVACVALVVLMHTTKTGLVPQEDMGTINVNVQTAPGSNLEETERIMDEIEAAIHDIPQIKIYSRVTGKDARHNQSASAGSFTIRLKNWSERTKEGDDVNSVMKEIYHRTDAIKAAQIRVSTSPMISGYGMSDGFELYVQDKKGSSMEDLLTYTRAFIDAMNRRPEISRAYTTFDTKYPQFIVEVDAALCKRNGISPTDVLSTLSGYIGGSYSSNLNRFTKLYRVMVQASPEYRLDTEALNNIYVRNANGEMSPVTQYLTLTRVYGSESLSRFNLFSAITVYGAPADGYSSGQAIKAIEEVARTSLPEGYGYEFGGMTREEAATGNTTTLVFIVCIVFIYLILCALYESLLIPFAVILSVPFGLMGSFLFAKLWGLENNIYMQTGLIMLIGLLSKTAILLTEYASDRRHQGMSITTAAMSAAKARLRPILMTSLTMVFGMLPLMFAQGVGANGNISVGVGTVGGMLLGTVALLFVVPSLFILCQYIQERFLPGRKEL, from the coding sequence ATGACCGTCAAGACTTTCATCGACCGCCCGATACTTTCGGGTGTCATTTCCGTAGCTATCATCATCGTTGGACTTATCGGACTGAGTCAGTTGCCGGTAGAGCAGTTTCCCGACATTGCACCACCCACAGTGCGTGTCTCCGCCACCTATACCGGAGCCAATGCTGAAACAGTGATGAAGAGTGTAATCACACCACTTGAAGAACAATTGAACGGTGTGGAGAATATGATGTACATGACTTCCACCGCCACCAATACCGGCTCAGCTTCCATCAGTGTCTATTTTCGCCAGGGTACTGACCCCGACATGTCAGTAGTGAACGTACAAAACCGGGTAGCATCAGCACAAGGATTACTTCCGGCAGAAGTCACAAAGTCAGGTATCACCGTACGCAAACGTCAGAGCAACTCGCTGAAAGCCTTGTCGCTCTACTCACCGGACGATAGCTACGATGCCAACTTCCTGACAAACTACATGAAAATCAATATCGAACCGCGCCTGTCTCGTATCGCCGGTGTAGGTGACGTGAATATCTGGGGAGCCAGCTACTCGTTGCGCATCTGGCTTGATCCGTTACAAATGGCCCAATACGGTCTGATGCCCTCGGACATCGCAACAGTGCTGGGCGAGCAAAACGTGGAGTCGCCTACGGGCACGCTCGGTTCAGAGTCGGCAAACACGTTCCAGTATGTACTGAAATACAGGGGACGCTATGAGGACGAGACAGACTACGAGAATATGGTCATTCGCTCTCTGCCTAACGGCGAAGTACTACGCCTGAAAGACGTGGCACGTATCGAACTCGGCGCGGAGAACTATGCCATGCTCAGCCAGACAAGCGGACATCCGGGAGCTAACTGCATGATGGCACAGACCTCCGGTTCAAATGCCAATGAAATCATCAAGGAAATTGACGATGTAACCGCGGACATCTCCGCCTCCTTGCCCAAAGGCATGATACTGACCGACATTACGAGCACAAAGGACTTTCTCGATGCCTCTATCGCCAATGTAGTGGAAACACTATTTGTCGCCATTGTTCTGGTAGTGCTGGTGGTCTATCTCTTCCTGCACGATTTGCGGGCAACCCTCATTCCCTCACTCGCCATCATTGTATCACTGGTAGGAACATTCGCTTTTATCTATGTTGTAGGATTCAGCCTGAACCTGCTGACACTTTTTGCCCTCGTGTTAGTTATAGGTACAGTAGTAGACGATAGCATCGTTGTAGTGGAAGCCGTACAGGCACGGTTTGACGAAGGTTACACCACTGCCTACCACGCCACAGTGGATGCCATGAGCGGACTAACTTCAGCACTGATAACCACGACCATTGTCTTTATGGCAGTATTCATCCCCGTAAGTTTCATGGGTGGGACGACAGGAGTATTCTACACACAATTCGGATTGACAATGGCGGTCGCTGTTGCGATCTCGCTACTCAATGCCATGACGCTCAGTCCAGCCCTCTGCGCCCTGATTATGCGTCCGCGTGTAAGCATGGAGAACGACGGAAAGCCTGGTTTCTCCGACCGTTTCCATTACGCCTTCGACCGCTCATTCCGCCATGTGCAACAAAAATATATGAGAGGTGTTTCTTTTCTGTTCCGTCACAAAGGTATTGCCGTAGGCAGCATCATGGTGGCATGCGTGGCACTGGTCGTGCTAATGCATACCACTAAAACGGGACTTGTGCCTCAAGAGGATATGGGCACTATCAACGTGAACGTTCAAACCGCCCCCGGCAGCAATCTGGAGGAAACGGAGCGTATCATGGACGAAATTGAAGCAGCCATACATGATATTCCTCAAATCAAAATATACTCACGCGTCACAGGGAAAGATGCTCGCCATAACCAATCCGCCTCTGCCGGTTCATTCACCATCCGCTTGAAGAACTGGAGCGAACGCACGAAAGAAGGCGATGACGTAAACTCCGTCATGAAAGAAATATACCACCGTACCGATGCTATCAAGGCAGCACAGATCCGCGTCTCCACCAGTCCTATGATTTCGGGCTATGGCATGAGCGATGGTTTTGAACTATATGTGCAAGACAAAAAAGGGAGTAGCATGGAAGATTTGTTGACATACACACGTGCTTTTATCGATGCAATGAACCGTCGACCTGAAATATCACGTGCCTACACAACGTTCGACACGAAGTACCCACAGTTCATAGTAGAAGTGGATGCCGCCCTGTGTAAACGCAACGGTATATCGCCGACTGATGTGCTTAGCACGCTTTCAGGCTATATAGGAGGCAGCTATTCGTCCAACTTGAACCGATTTACGAAACTATACCGTGTGATGGTGCAAGCTTCACCCGAATACCGCTTGGACACCGAAGCACTGAACAATATCTATGTACGTAATGCCAACGGCGAAATGTCCCCCGTCACACAGTATCTCACACTCACACGAGTATATGGGTCGGAAAGTCTTTCACGTTTCAACCTTTTCTCCGCCATTACCGTTTACGGTGCTCCTGCCGACGGTTACAGTTCGGGACAGGCTATCAAAGCGATTGAAGAAGTAGCCCGTACTTCCCTGCCCGAAGGCTATGGCTACGAGTTCGGCGGCATGACACGCGAGGAGGCAGCAACAGGCAACACAACGACACTGGTGTTCATCGTCTGCATCGTCTTTATCTACCTCATTCTTTGTGCACTCTACGAAAGCCTGCTCATTCCGTTTGCCGTTATTCTCTCCGTTCCCTTTGGCCTGATGGGAAGTTTCCTCTTTGCCAAACTATGGGGACTGGAAAACAACATCTATATGCAGACAGGACTGATTATGCTCATTGGTCTGCTCTCCAAAACAGCCATCCTGCTCACAGAGTATGCTTCCGACCGCCGCCATCAAGGCATGAGCATCACCACCGCCGCTATGTCTGCCGCCAAAGCCCGTCTGCGTCCCATCCTGATGACCTCATTGACAATGGTCTTCGGTATGCTGCCGCTGATGTTCGCACAAGGTGTGGGGGCCAACGGTAACATTTCGGTAGGTGTGGGAACCGTAGGTGGTATGCTACTGGGCACAGTAGCACTACTTTTTGTCGTACCCTCACTGTTCATCCTTTGCCAATACATACAGGAACGTTTCCTCCCCGGACGTAAAGAATTATAA
- a CDS encoding efflux transporter outer membrane subunit, which translates to MKRKYYIGMLLAASYLLSGCGIYNRYSRPETDINTDSLYRMPVQSADSTTMATKLWRELFTDPHLQTLITTGLKRNTDLNIARLQIEESQAILTNARLSYLPSVSLTPQAGVSRYNGETKKTYNLGIAATWEVDIFGKVTNAKRGAIAALEQSCIYAQAVQTQLVATIAESYYTLLMLDTQLAISEQTLANWDETIATLEALSKAGRTNDVAIHQARANRTALDAQILSIGRNISETENSLSALLKEPAHTIERGILNEQEFSDNIFLGLPLQLLSNRPDVRQAEAALSEAFYATNAARSAFYPNLTLSGTLGWTNNGGGTILNPGKWLSNVIAQLTAPLFNKGTNIANLKIARARQEEACLRFEQSLLNAGNEVNDALTEWQTSDKRIRLDLQQITDLKAATEKTQLLVRYTSANYLEVLTAQQSLLNARLTLAQDQISKIQGVIHLYHALGGGVN; encoded by the coding sequence ATGAAAAGAAAATATTATATAGGAATGCTTCTCGCTGCCTCCTACTTGTTGAGCGGATGCGGCATATACAACCGGTACTCCCGCCCGGAAACAGACATAAATACAGACAGCCTCTACCGGATGCCGGTACAATCGGCAGACAGTACTACGATGGCAACAAAACTCTGGCGCGAACTTTTCACTGACCCGCATCTGCAAACTCTGATAACCACCGGGCTTAAACGAAACACTGATTTGAACATTGCCCGCCTGCAAATAGAGGAATCGCAAGCCATATTAACGAATGCCCGCCTGTCATATCTGCCCTCCGTCAGTCTGACACCGCAAGCCGGCGTCAGTCGTTACAACGGTGAAACAAAAAAAACATATAACTTAGGAATCGCTGCTACATGGGAAGTAGATATTTTCGGGAAAGTAACCAACGCCAAACGTGGAGCAATCGCAGCACTCGAACAAAGTTGCATTTATGCACAAGCTGTGCAGACGCAATTGGTAGCAACCATCGCCGAAAGCTACTACACACTGTTGATGCTCGATACCCAGCTTGCTATATCCGAACAAACTCTGGCAAACTGGGATGAAACGATTGCCACCCTAGAAGCATTATCAAAAGCCGGACGAACTAATGATGTGGCAATACATCAAGCTCGAGCCAACCGCACAGCACTTGATGCTCAGATACTCTCAATCGGCAGAAACATCAGCGAAACAGAAAACAGCCTCTCTGCCTTACTGAAAGAACCTGCTCACACCATCGAACGTGGCATACTGAATGAACAAGAGTTCTCCGACAATATCTTCCTCGGTCTGCCTCTCCAACTATTATCCAACCGCCCTGATGTACGACAGGCAGAAGCGGCCTTGTCCGAAGCCTTCTATGCCACCAACGCCGCCCGTTCCGCCTTCTATCCGAACCTTACACTCTCCGGCACACTCGGCTGGACAAACAATGGTGGCGGCACCATTCTCAATCCAGGAAAATGGCTTTCCAATGTCATCGCCCAGCTCACTGCCCCGCTATTTAATAAAGGAACGAACATCGCCAACCTGAAAATAGCCCGTGCCCGACAGGAAGAAGCCTGCCTGCGTTTTGAACAATCTCTGCTGAATGCAGGGAACGAGGTAAACGACGCCCTTACCGAATGGCAGACTTCCGATAAACGTATTCGCCTTGATCTTCAACAGATAACCGACCTCAAAGCCGCCACGGAAAAGACACAGCTATTGGTACGTTACACTTCTGCCAATTACCTAGAGGTGCTCACAGCCCAGCAGTCGTTGCTCAATGCCCGACTAACACTGGCACAAGACCAAATCAGCAAGATACAAGGCGTCATACACCTGTATCATGCTCTCGGCGGAGGAGTAAATTAA
- a CDS encoding sensor histidine kinase has translation MKNVSRYIDLAFCLIFLPLMILVFPVERWWGTYPVFFSSFIGWLYITYFVYKYFVIPRLFHAGRQRIYALAAIAASLLITFFFSSYEITSPLYHINQHERELYSYLIWGVRQNQQAVWLHYIVVVIFCFAVGMLNEAYRQRLARKEVEYERNKAELALYKAQINPHFLFNTLNTIYGLLIMHSDKTETTLEQFINLTKYMYNNANHEFISLSEEVEYISQYIDLQKLRLNEFADVSFSYEVESPEMSVPPMMLITFVENAFKYGISSNEPCFIHIHLEQKGDTLCFEVVNSVFERNVKNSKRMGIENCRKRLSLLYPGRHRLDLGCSRDNTFHVRLELKCAPL, from the coding sequence ATGAAGAATGTGTCCCGTTACATCGACCTTGCCTTTTGCCTCATTTTTCTGCCGCTGATGATACTTGTTTTTCCGGTGGAACGATGGTGGGGCACGTATCCTGTGTTCTTCAGTTCATTCATCGGTTGGCTGTATATCACTTACTTTGTTTATAAGTATTTCGTTATCCCCCGGCTGTTTCATGCGGGCAGGCAGCGTATTTATGCTCTTGCGGCTATTGCTGCTTCCCTGCTGATAACTTTCTTTTTCTCATCTTACGAAATTACATCACCGCTCTATCATATCAACCAACACGAACGTGAACTTTATTCATATCTGATTTGGGGGGTGAGGCAGAATCAACAAGCAGTATGGCTGCATTACATTGTCGTGGTGATATTTTGTTTTGCCGTGGGGATGCTGAATGAAGCGTACCGCCAGCGATTGGCACGCAAGGAAGTAGAATATGAACGCAACAAAGCGGAACTGGCGCTTTATAAGGCACAAATCAATCCGCATTTTCTTTTTAATACGCTCAATACGATTTATGGGCTATTGATTATGCATTCCGACAAGACTGAAACCACATTGGAACAATTCATAAACTTGACGAAGTATATGTACAATAATGCCAACCATGAGTTTATCTCTCTATCTGAGGAGGTGGAATATATCAGCCAATATATTGATCTTCAGAAGTTGCGTCTGAATGAGTTTGCAGATGTATCTTTTAGTTACGAGGTCGAATCGCCCGAAATGTCCGTTCCGCCTATGATGCTGATTACTTTTGTGGAGAATGCTTTCAAGTATGGCATCTCGTCCAACGAGCCTTGTTTCATTCACATTCACTTGGAACAAAAGGGCGATACGCTCTGCTTTGAAGTGGTGAATTCCGTTTTTGAACGTAATGTGAAGAACTCCAAACGAATGGGGATTGAAAACTGCCGCAAGCGTTTGTCCTTGCTCTATCCCGGTCGTCACCGACTGGATTTAGGATGCAGTAGGGACAACACGTTCCATGTCCGGCTTGAACTTAAATGTGCGCCTTTATGA